Proteins from a single region of Labedella gwakjiensis:
- a CDS encoding glycosyltransferase family 2 protein, translated as MSAITVLTVTHNSSSILEGFLSSVERSSTSDVDVVIVDSGSTEAEAVATERIASSHDAVFRRMERNAGYGAGINAAARLASDAELLLICNPDVELGEGSLDILADRLRSDRTIGAVGPRILNLDGTVYPSARRLPSTRLGIGHAIFANVWTDNPWSRRYRNADALGTGGTDVGWLSGACLLMRAEDFVSLGGFDEGFFMYFEDVDLGRRIGLHGLRNVYVPDAVVRHIGGHSTEDVSAVMLQAHHRSAYRYFAIRHPEWYLAPARLVVRAGLGVRSAWASMRSRRTDSRRSG; from the coding sequence GTGTCCGCCATCACGGTCCTCACGGTCACGCACAACTCCTCGTCGATCCTCGAGGGGTTCCTGTCGTCCGTCGAGCGATCATCGACGTCGGACGTCGATGTCGTCATCGTGGACAGCGGCTCGACCGAGGCCGAGGCCGTCGCGACGGAGCGGATCGCGAGCTCGCACGACGCGGTCTTCCGTCGCATGGAACGCAACGCAGGGTACGGGGCCGGCATCAACGCCGCAGCACGCCTCGCGTCCGATGCGGAACTGCTCCTGATCTGCAATCCCGACGTGGAGCTCGGCGAAGGATCGCTCGACATCCTGGCGGACCGGCTGCGCTCCGACCGCACGATCGGTGCCGTCGGCCCGCGCATCCTCAACCTGGACGGAACGGTGTACCCGTCGGCCCGACGGCTCCCCTCGACGCGGCTCGGGATCGGACACGCGATCTTCGCGAACGTCTGGACCGACAACCCGTGGTCTCGCCGTTACCGTAACGCCGACGCCCTCGGCACCGGCGGCACCGACGTCGGCTGGCTGTCGGGTGCCTGTCTCCTGATGAGGGCGGAGGACTTCGTCTCCCTCGGCGGGTTCGACGAGGGCTTCTTCATGTACTTCGAGGACGTCGACCTCGGTCGCCGCATCGGCTTGCACGGACTCCGCAACGTCTACGTGCCCGACGCCGTCGTGCGACACATCGGCGGGCACTCGACGGAGGACGTCTCGGCGGTCATGCTCCAGGCCCACCATCGCAGCGCCTACCGCTACTTCGCGATCCGACACCCCGAGTGGTACCTCGCACCGGCGCGGCTCGTCGTGCGGGCCGGCCTCGGCGTGCGTTCCGCCTGGGCCTCGATGCGCTCGCGCCGGACGGACTCGCGCCGCTCCGGTTGA
- a CDS encoding ABC transporter ATP-binding protein — MTDTPVIVSIDDVSKRFVVRKDNSLKERLVTFGRGRQHREDFWALRDVSVDFHAGTTVGLIGHNGSGKSTLLKVIGGIIDATTGSVSTRGRLAALLELGAGFHPDLTGRENVFLNAAILGLSREETEARFDDIHEFSGIGDFIDTQVKFYSSGMYVRLAFAVAVHTDPDLLLVDEVLAVGDEAFQRKCLDKIRSFQQEGRTIILVTHNLGQVTELCDRAVLLHHGRVLFDGDPREAVAEFRDKLEERRVEETHHGDTDVTIDDLYDGRVLSVDAYAEGREVGVDVEQGDRLVIDTTLTSRDGVEDWICAIQIDNEMGQVVYGTTSKRVGERFSPLTGERTVRLVLDDVRFGTGKYFINASLMDMAGRHLHDFPQATSFNVAYTPLAVGVTYAEPSFADLGSPL, encoded by the coding sequence ATGACCGACACACCCGTCATCGTCAGCATCGACGACGTCTCGAAGCGATTCGTCGTCCGCAAGGACAACTCGTTGAAGGAACGCCTCGTCACGTTCGGGCGCGGCCGTCAGCACCGCGAGGACTTCTGGGCCCTCCGCGACGTCTCCGTCGACTTCCACGCAGGGACGACCGTCGGCCTCATCGGACACAACGGCTCGGGCAAGAGCACGCTGCTCAAGGTGATCGGCGGCATCATCGATGCGACGACCGGTTCCGTGAGCACGCGCGGCCGTCTCGCCGCGCTCCTCGAACTCGGCGCGGGGTTCCACCCCGACCTCACCGGCCGCGAGAACGTCTTCCTGAACGCCGCGATCCTCGGCCTGTCCCGTGAAGAGACCGAGGCGCGCTTCGACGACATCCACGAGTTCTCGGGTATCGGCGACTTCATCGACACCCAGGTCAAGTTCTACTCGTCCGGCATGTATGTGCGGCTCGCCTTCGCCGTCGCCGTGCACACCGACCCCGACCTGCTCCTCGTGGACGAGGTGCTCGCTGTCGGCGACGAGGCCTTCCAGCGGAAGTGCCTCGACAAGATCCGCTCCTTCCAGCAGGAGGGACGCACGATCATCCTGGTGACGCACAACCTCGGCCAGGTCACCGAGCTGTGCGACCGAGCCGTCCTGCTCCACCACGGGCGGGTGCTGTTCGACGGCGACCCGCGCGAGGCCGTCGCCGAGTTCCGCGACAAGCTCGAGGAACGCCGCGTCGAGGAGACCCACCACGGCGACACCGATGTGACGATCGACGACCTCTACGACGGTCGGGTCCTGTCCGTGGATGCTTATGCGGAGGGCAGAGAGGTCGGCGTCGACGTCGAGCAGGGCGACCGGCTCGTGATCGACACGACGCTCACGAGCCGCGACGGCGTCGAGGACTGGATCTGCGCCATCCAGATCGACAACGAGATGGGCCAGGTCGTCTACGGCACCACCAGCAAGCGCGTCGGAGAGCGCTTCTCGCCGCTCACCGGCGAACGCACCGTTCGGCTCGTGCTCGACGACGTCCGTTTCGGCACCGGCAAGTACTTCATCAACGCGTCGCTCATGGACATGGCCGGTCGGCACCTGCACGACTTCCCTCAGGCCACGTCGTTCAATGTCGCCTACACCCCCCTCGCCGTCGGCGTCACCTACGCCGAGCCGTCGTTCGCCGACCTCGGAAGTCCGCTCTGA